Proteins encoded in a region of the Triplophysa dalaica isolate WHDGS20190420 chromosome 10, ASM1584641v1, whole genome shotgun sequence genome:
- the rrbp1b gene encoding LOW QUALITY PROTEIN: ribosome-binding protein 1b (The sequence of the model RefSeq protein was modified relative to this genomic sequence to represent the inferred CDS: inserted 1 base in 1 codon) encodes MDVYDPQTLGIVVFGGFMVFSAIGITLVSTFSMKEMSFEEALAKQRQESGKTQPQRADKKKKASEKKSKAKKKEEKPNGKLPESEAESGSEAVIEHIEPEQLPKVEPEPQPEPKPVPVAGREMNPNPAVPEPKAIPQPSAPKPEVVKCFAPAVVSAEAAPLAPSQKEKKKKKVAKVEPAPVKPMEVPEVTVKEVPNVAEVKVEAKIVSEVAALPKVEEPKTEGPTKKKSKKKSEPVVPVETLDTPQQSPFKILISSLNNASFSEPEMQKLIEIISKKAGKDSWQLASQKGDPLAALKKQLEEKEKQLTAEQENAAAAKTRVHELTKELNSARNKMTSVETRMSSELSAREQRIAALQASLQERLKASLQEHVLEKQQLNSKIQSLQEQLENGPTAQLARLQQENSILRDALNQATSQAESRQNAELAKLRQDCLHLNQKLNERTVAQHAEEDRRKALEAKMAATEEQLTHTKVSRVDGEQALQQKLDRVSEELRQAQNSSNTLQTQLDTVKEQVKIVDELQERMRVTEAELQDKCKELETMREQLSQTPKETQTDNSEEVQQLKSSLKEREDQLTSLEAELSQLTEELDTIKNATGTHTSANNIEAEQPFENLEKDARMISLEEEXQQLKEEMERMKTKSNELREKNYAAVEALAAAERLGEERFSQARAAQSEAEQQLNSFQNDATNALQTLFPQVAIETHQSNWLEAFTHEAQASLTHIQQIPEVSSSELTELQQKLVQSEERGRLLQAECEKHKSTLNETESMLKALQKSVGEGELAWKSKISDAEEQRLATLDRVKDLEETIERIKADTQDTEQLKGQVMLMEAQLEKQLESITISQTYEEEMSQLKTLLSEAHSQLMSAKAEAQEQKAELSLVRQKLQKVTQHIQNEDTTRFTQAQMQLEEATNKLQTEENTRQQLTSDYEQVQKCVRDLEAKLEELKAPGDGPNEDLKERLEKEMKLTQDHNQAATKLQDLLKITQEELTKEKETVKTLQEQIQGKETEESKEGTSV; translated from the exons ATGGATGTTTACGACCCTCAAACTCTGGGCATCGTGGTGTTTGGTGGCTTCATGGTATTTTCTGCCATCGGCATCACACTTGTATCAACTTTTTCCATGAAGGAAATGTCTTTCGAGGAAGCTTTAGCCAAACAACGACAAGAATCAGGTAAGACTCAACCCCAACGTGCAGACAAGAAGAAAAAGGcatcagaaaagaaaagcaaGGCCAAGAAGAAGGAAGAGAAACCAAATGGGAAGCTTCCTGAATCTGAGGCCGAGTCAGGCTCTGAAGCTGTCATTGAGCATATCGAGCCCGAACAGTTACCCAAAGTGGAGCCAGAACCCCAACCCGAACCTAAACCTGTGCCTGTTGCTGGGCGGGAAATGAATCCCAACCCAGCTGTTCCTGAGCCTAAAGCTATTCCCCAGCCATCTGCTCCCAAACCTGAGGTTGTTAAGTGTTTTGCCCCTGCTGTTGTAAGTGCCGAAGCTGCTCCACTTGCTCCATCCCAGAaggagaaaaagaagaagaaggtTGCCAAGGTGGAACCAGCCCCTGTCAAGcccatggaggttccagaggtcacAGTAAAGGAGGTGCCAAATGTTGCGGAGGTGAAAGTAGAAGCAAAAATTGTCTCTGAAGTTGCTGCTCTCCCAAAGGTTGAGGAACCTAAAACTGAAGGTCCAACCAAGAAGAAATCAAAGAAAAAGTCTGAGCCAG TGGTTCCTGTGGAGACGCTTGACACCCCCCAGCAGTCACCATTCAAAATTCTGATTTCCAGTCTGAACAATGCTTCATTTAGTGAACCTGAAATGCAGAAACTTATTGAGATCATCAGCAAGAAGGCAGGAAAGGACTCCTGGCAATTG GCATCTCAGAAGGGCGACCCATTGGCGGCATTGAAGAAGCAGCTGGAAGAGAAGGAGAAGCAGTTAACAGCTGAGCAGGAAAACGCAGCTGCAGCAAAGACCCGTGTCCATGAGCTTACCAAG GAGCTGAACTCTGCAAGGAACAAGATGACATCCGTAGAGACCCGCATGAGCTCCGAGTTAAGTGCCCGTGAACAGAGGATCGCAGCTCTGCAGGCCAGCCTGCAGGAGCGCCTGAAAGCATCCCTCCAGGAGCATGTCCTCGAGAAACAGCAGCTCAACAGCAAG ATCCAGAGCCTGCAAGAGCAGTTAGAAAATGGACCAACCGCTCAGCTGGCCCGTCTGCAACAGGAGAACTCCATTCTCAGAGATGCCCTCAACCAGGCCACAAGTCAGGCGGAGAGCAG GCAGAATGCAGAGTTGGCCAAGCTGCGTCAAGACTGTTTACATCTCAACCAAAAGTTGAACGAGCGTACAGTCGCACAGCATGCCGAGGAAGACCGCAGGAAGGCTCTGGAGGCCAAGATGGCTGCCACTGAAGAACAGCTAACACATACAAAA GTGTCTCGTGTGGACGGAGAACAAGCTCTGCAGCAAAAGTTAGATCGAGTCAGCGAAGAACTTCGGCAGGCTCAGAACAGCAGCAACACCCTACAGACTCAACTAGACACAGTTAAAGAGCAGGTCAAGATCGTTGATG AGCTACAGGAGCGTATGCGCGTTACAGAAGCAGAGCTACAGGACAAGTGCAAAGAGCTGGAGACTATGAGAGAACAGTTGTCTCAGACACCAAAAGAGACTCAG ACTGACAATTCAGAGGAGGTTCAACAGTTGAAGAGCAG TCTGAAAGAAAGGGAGGATCAGCTGACATCACTGGAGGCAGAGCTTAGTCAGTTAACAGAGGAGCTTGACACTATAAAGAATGCCACGGGGACTCACACAAGC GCCAACAACATTGAAGCAGAGCAACCATTTGAGAA tttggAAAAGGACGCTCGAATGATCTCACTGGAGGAGG CTCAGCAGCTGAAAGAAGAGATGGAGCGAATGAAGACCAAGAGCAAT GAACTGAGGGAGAAGAACTATGCTGCAGTGGAGGCACTGGCTGCTGCTGAACGGTTGGGTGAAGAAAGATTTAGTCAAGCCAGGGCTGCACAG AGTGAGGCAGAACAGCAGCTAAACTCCTTCCAGAATGATGCCACAAACGCACTTCAGACTCTTTTTCCTCAGGTCGCTATAGAAACGCATCAG AGTAACTGGCTGGAGGCGTTTACACATGAAGCACAGGCGTCCCTCACTCACATACAACAGATTCCAGAAGTATCAAGCTCAGAACTGACG GAACTACAACAGAAGCTTGTCCAATCAGAGGAGAGGGGGCGGTTACTGCAGGCTGAGTGTGAAAAGCACAAATCGACTCTCAATGAAACG gaaAGCATGCTGAAGGCATTGCAAAAGAGTGTAGGGGAAGGAGAGCTGGCATGGAAGTCAAAGATCTCAGATGCAGAAGAGCAAAGACTGGCG ACCCTGGATCGGGTGAAGGACCTGGAGGAGACGATAGAGAGAATTAAAGCCGACACACAGGACACAGAACAG CTGAAGGGTCAGGTGATGCTGATGGAAGCACAGCTGGAGAAACAGCTGGAGTCCATAACCATCAGTCAGACATATGAAGAAGAGATGTCTCAG ctGAAGACATTGTTATCAGAAGCTCACAGTCAGCTGATGTCCGCCAAAGCAGAGGCACAGGAGCAAAAAGCAGAACTTTCATTG GTCAGACAGAAGCTACAAAAGGTCACACAGCATATACAGAATGAGGACACCACACGGTTTACTCAG GCACAGATGCAACTGGAAGAAGCCACAAATAAACTTCAGACAGAGGAGAACACTAGACAGCAGCTGACAAGCGATTATGAACAG GTGCAGAAGTGTGTGAGGGATCTCGAGGCCAAGCTAGAAGAGCTCAAAGCTCCTGGAGACGGACCAAATGAAGATCTAAAG GAGAGACTGGAAAAGGAGATGAAATTGACACAAGACCACAACCAGGCGGCCACTAAACTGCAGGATCTCTTGAAGATCACTCAGGAAGAACTGACCAAAGAGAAGGAGACTGTAAAGACCCTGCAGGAGCAGATACAGGGCAAG GAAACTGAGGAGTCAAAAGAAGGGACATCTGTCTGA
- the aars2 gene encoding alanine--tRNA ligase, mitochondrial, whose protein sequence is MAAHIRLVKQLHCALLNTKLSAFSTSLRRCSALSYPRPHKEFTSKRVRQTYIDFFKDGHEHKEVSSSPVRPRGDPSLLFVNAGMNQFKPILLGCADPRSEMASYRRVVNSQKCVRAGGKHNDLEDVGKDVYHHTFFEMLGNWSFGDYFKVEACAMAWRLLTREYGIPAERLYVSYFSGDAASGLPADEETREIWLSMGLRPDHVLPFGMKDNFWEMGEMGPCGPCTEIHYDHVGTRNAASLVNADSPDVVEIWNLVFMQYNREGDGSLRSLPQCSVDTGMGLERLATVLQGKRSNYDTDLFTPLLSAIHQCSKAPAYQGRTGDADVGRVDMAYRVVADHIRTLCVCIADGVYPGMTGAELVLRRILRRAVRFSTEVLQAPEGALASLVPTVAHILGDAYPELHTESERIMDLIHQNEVQFLTSLKQGRRVIDRHMNTIDKDTAVFPASVAWSLHRNLGFPLDLIDLMLEERGKMVDKKEIKVLEDEYEKLRCQSEEDDGDRVDQLDLHSLAELQSRGVPHSDDSLKYSYSLGQDGRYVFPPCRASVLALYSEGSLVSEVGEGQRCGVILDRTNFYAEQGGQAHDQGYFTKDELQDVLFPVECVRLAGGYVVHQITAAETLRTGDQVLLHLDETQRLGCMVKHTATHILNFALRELLGPGVNQRGSHVAANRLRFDFSVKGSLSVSQLQQVQALVQNIIQQNAVVHIEEIPLSRASQIATLRTIDEVYPDPVRVVSVAVPVSDLLSSNTDCSTSVELCCGTHLLRTGEIRDLVIVSERQMVKGISRIIAVTGDEAKAARETGQVMQEQVKSLAARVGVDNALSLPAAQRLSKEVGLLTDAVERTSIPQWQRRELQSHLKDLQKSSNTAIRKLEIREATLIANDLLKKHSKKAVLVDFVQTDSTSILMKTVNQLSKNTPDSLVMLLSHLQTSEKVLCACQVPKGCTSVSACEWALAVCEQFGGNAGGSDVVANGVSNATNVTDVSEILNWAEKFACGKIKYVD, encoded by the exons ATGGCTGCGCACATACGGCTTGTGAAACAGCTTCACTGTGCACTTTTAAATACGAAATTAAGCGCTTTCTCGACGAGCTTAAGAAGATGCTCTGCGCTATCATACCCACGGCCACATAAAGAATTCACATCTAAAAGAGTACGTCAAACATATATTGACTTTTTTAAGGATGGTCATGAACACAAGGAGGTGTCGTCCTCTCCCGTGCGTCCGAGAGGAGACCCGAGTCTACTGTTTGTCAATGCAGGAATGAACCAG TTCAAGCCAATTCTACTGGGCTGCGCAGACCCCCGCAGTGAGATGGCATCGTACCGGCGGGTGGTGAACAGTCAGAAGTGTGTCCGGGCAGGAGGGAAACACAACGACCTGGAGGACGTGGGAAAAGATGTGTACCACCATACCTTCTTCGAGATGCTGGGGAACTGGTCATTTGGAGATTACTTTAAG GTGGAGGCGTGCGCGATGGCTTGGCGTCTTTTAACAAGAGAATACGGCATTCCCGCAGAACGACTGTATGTCTCATACTTCTCCGGAGATGCGGCGAGCGGTCTGCCGGCTGATGAAGAAACAAGGGAGATCTGGCTCAGTATGGG ACTGCGACCCGATCACGTGCTGCCATTCGGAATGAAGGATAATTTTTGGGAAATGGGCGAGATGGGTCCGTGTGGCCCCTGCACGGAGATTCACTACGATCACGTTGGGACTCGGAATGCCGCGTCGCTGGTCAATGCAGACAGTCCGGATGTTGTTGAGATCTGGAACCTGGTATTTATGCAGTATAACAG GGAAGGAGACGGCAGTTTGCGATCTCTCCCTCAGTGCAGTGTGGACACTGGGATGGGTTTAGAGCGACTGGCTACTGTCCTACAGGGAAAACGTTCCAATTACGACACAGACCTCTTCACACCTCTATTGTCTGCTATCCACCAG tgctCTAAAGCTCCAGCGTATCAGGGCAGGACCGGTGATGCTGATGTGGGTCGGGTGGACATGGCTTACCGGGTTGTTGCTGACCATATTCGCACGCTCTGTGTATGTATTGCCGACGGAGTTTATCCAGGCATGACTGGCGCAGA GTTGGTGCTGAGACGTATACTTAGACGTGCGGTGCGGTTTTCAACAGAAGTTCTGCAGGCTCCCGAGGGTGCACTGGCAAGCCTGGTGCCAACTGTAGCTCATATACTG gGTGATGCCTATCCAGAATTGCACACAGAATCTGAACGA ATCATGGATCTGATTCATCAGAATGAAGTCCAATTCTTGACCTCGCTAAAACAAGGCAGAAGAGTCATCGACAGGCATATGAACACAATAGATAAAGACACGGCTGTTTTTCCAG CGTCAGTTGCGTGGTCCCTGCATCGTAACCTGGGCTTCCCACTTGACCTCATTGACCTGATGCTGGAGGAGAGGGGCAAGATGGTCGATAAGAAAGAAATCAAGGTGCTCGAAGATGAATATGAGAAG ttGAGGTGTCAGTCAGAAGAGGATGATGGAGACAGGGTGGACCAGCTGGATCTTCACAGCCTGGCGGAGCTGCAGAGCCGAGGAGTTCCTCATTCTGATGACTCGCTGAAATACTCCTACAGTCTGGGGCAGGACGGGCGATACG TATTTCCGCCTTGCAGAGCGTCTGTCCTGGCGTTGTACTCTGAGGGATCTCTAGTGTCAGAGGTTGGTGAAGGTCAGCGCTGTGGTGTGATCCTGGACCGTACCAATTTCTATGCAGAACAGGGTGGACAGGCGCACGACCAGGGTTACTTCACCAAAGATGAACTGCAG GATGTCCTGTTTCCAGTAGAATGCGTCCGTCTTGCTGGAGGTTACGTGGTACATCAAATCACTGCAGCTGAGACTCTGAGAACTGGAGACCAAGTTTTGCTTCATTTGGATGAG ACTCAGCGTTTGGGCTGCATGGTGAAGCACACCGCTACACATATTCTGAACTTCGCCCTGCGAGAGCTGCTGGGTCCTGGTGTTAATCAGCGCGGGTCTCACGTTGCCGCCAATCGACTCCGCTTTGACTTTAGCGTGAAG GGTTCTCTGAGCGTGTCTCAGTTGCAGCAGGTCCAGGCGTTGGTGCAAAACATCATTCAGCAGAACGCAGTGGTGCACATAGAGGAAATCCCACTGTCCAGAGCCAGTCAGATTGCAACCCTGAGGACCATAGATGAG gTGTATCCCGACCCAGTGCGCGTGGTGTCCGTGGCTGTGCCTGTTTCAGATCTCCTCTCTTCAAACACAGACTGTAGCACCTCTGTGGAGCTCTGCTGTGGCAC GCATTTACTGCGGACTGGAGAAATCAGGGACCTTGTAATCGTGTCTGAGCGTCAAATGGTCAAAGGCATTAGTCGTATCATTGCCGTTACCGGAGACGAAGCCAAAGCG GCTCGGGAGACGGGCCAAGTCATGCAAGAGCAGGTGAAGTCTTTGGCGGCCCGTGTTGGTGTCGACAACGCCCTCTCTCTACCAGCAGCACAGAGACTCTCCAAAGAAGTCGGCCTTCTGACCGAT gCGGTCGAGAGAACATCGATTCCACAATGGCAGAGAAGAGAGCTGCAGTCTCACTTAAAGGATCTACAGAAGAGCAGCAACACGGCCATCAGGAAGCTGGAGATCAGAGAG GCCACCTTGATAGCAAATGACCTGCTGAAGAAACACTCAAAAAAAGCTGTGCTGGTAGACTTTGTCCAGACTGACTCCACATCG aTTCTAATGAAGACCGTGAACCAGTTGAGCAAGAATACTCCAGATTCTTTGGTCATGTTGCTGTCTCACCTGCAGACATCTGAGAAGGTGCTGTGTGCCTGTCAAGTACCAAAG ggCTGTACGAGTGTTTCTGCGTGCGAGTGGGCTCTCGCAGTGTGTGAGCAGTTTGGAGGAAATGCAGGCGGCTCTGACGTGGTCGCTAATGGTGTTAGCAATGCAACCAATGTCACTGATGTTTCAGAGATCCTGAACTGGGCTGAAAAATTTGCTTGTGGCAAAATTAAGTATGTGGACTGA